From a region of the Mobula hypostoma chromosome 6, sMobHyp1.1, whole genome shotgun sequence genome:
- the LOC134347494 gene encoding 5-hydroxytryptamine receptor 1F-like — MPQELLAQVNRMDLENETYSNFTLEELAKGKTSKVLVSLSLSVLTTLTTVINSLVITAIIVTRKLHHPANYLICSLAVTDLLVAVLVMPFSIIYTVKETWVMGQVVCNIWLSVDITCCTCSILHLAAIALDRYKAITNAVEYAQKRTPKRAGIMITIVWVISIFISLPPLFWRHQGNNKEDECLIKHEHLLYTIYSTFGAFYIPLALILILYYKIYRAAKTLYYRRSASRRLNEDVNGRMSIIAVKPSRSLSEKCTSEKSVSDHSTIEEGENALITARNSNPGGQQEKMQKRLKISGTRERKAATTLGLILGAFVICWLPFFLKELIVNVCESCDVSPEISDFLTWLGYLNSLINPLIYTIFNEDFKNAFQKLVRCR, encoded by the coding sequence ATGCCACAGGAGCTTCTTGCACAAGTGAACAGGATGGATTTGGAAAATGAGACGTACTCAAACTTTACTTTGGAAGAACTGGCAAAGGGGAAAACGTCCAAGGTGCTGGTGTCACTTTCACTCTCTGTCCTGACCACTCTGACCACAGTCATTAATTCCCTGGTGATAACTGCAATAATTGTGACAAGAAAACTGCACCATCCAGCAAATTACCTAATATGCTCCCTCGCTGTTACTGATTTACTCGTTGCAGTCCTTGTAATGCCCTTCAGTATCATTTATACTGTAAAGGAGACATGGGTCATGGGTCAAGTTGTCTGTAACATCTGGTTAAGTGTGGACATTACATGTTGCACATGTTCAATCCTTCATCTGGCTGCAATTGCCTTGGACAGATATAAGGCCATAACAAATGCTGTTGAATATGCACAGAAAAGGACACCTAAACGAGCTGGAATAATGATCACCATTGTGTGGGTCATATCCATCTTTATATCATTACCTCCTTTGTTTTGGAGACATCAAGGAAATAACAAGGAAGATGAGTGTCTTATTAAGCATGAACATCTTCTCTACACAATTTATTCTACATTTGGAGCATTTTATATCCCCTTGGCTTTGATTCTCATCCTCTACTACAAAATATATCGAGCAGCTAAAACTCTTTATTACAGAAGGAGTGCAAGCAGACGCCTCAATGAGGATGTAAATGGTAGGATGTCCATCATTGCTGTCAAACCCTCCAGGTCACTTTCTGAGAAGTGCACTTCCGAAAAGTCTGTGTCAGACCATTCCACGATTGAAGAGGGGGAGAATGCCCTTATCACAGCCAGAAACTCCAACCCTGGTGGCCAACAAGAAAAAATGCAGAAGAGATTGAAAATTTCAGGCACAAGAGAAAGGAAAGCAGCGACCACTTTGGGCTTGATTCTGGGGGCATTTGTAATATGCTGGCTGCCGTTCTTTTTAAAAGAACTTATTGTGAATGTCTGTGAATCCTGTGATGTCTCTCCAGAGATATCTGACTTCCTGACATGGTTAGGTTACCTCAATTCTCTAATCAATCCCCTTATTTATACAATCTTCAATGAAGACTTTAAGAACGCATTTCAGAAACTAGTACGCTGCAGATAA